In the Flagellimonas sp. MMG031 genome, one interval contains:
- a CDS encoding efflux RND transporter periplasmic adaptor subunit → MSSKKLILICLAILVGGILITVLIFSTEPEAQSEGASIETAILVDVVEAEKGTYAPTIVATGTVQPVEDVTLSPLVSGQIIRRDPAFTPGGFVKKGEVLLQIDPSDYRNTLELRKSELLQSETTLATEMGRQQIAEEDLQLITRDSLFGSNPLSEDETQLVLRKPQLNAVKATIEAAKASVNQAQLNLERTTIRAPFDAHILSQNVTIGSQVAQGDALGRIVGTDSYWVTATVPISRLQWLRFPESTNDKGSMVHIENPTAWPKDAHREGYLDRQIGALDAQTRLARVLVRVDDPLATSEELEGAPKLMIGTFVEVNIQADSIPNVVRLDRDLVRSNQTAWVMKDGLLEIRELDIILTDNRYAFVRSGLEQGDMVVTTNLSTVSNGIELRTRSEESTTGSND, encoded by the coding sequence ATGAGCAGTAAAAAACTGATTTTGATATGTTTGGCCATTTTGGTCGGGGGAATCTTGATTACCGTACTCATTTTTTCCACCGAGCCTGAAGCACAAAGTGAAGGAGCCAGCATTGAAACTGCCATCTTGGTCGATGTCGTGGAGGCGGAAAAAGGCACCTATGCCCCGACCATAGTGGCCACGGGTACGGTTCAGCCTGTGGAAGATGTCACCCTAAGCCCCTTGGTATCCGGCCAGATTATCCGCAGAGACCCGGCATTCACACCGGGCGGATTTGTAAAAAAAGGAGAAGTCCTACTACAAATAGACCCATCGGATTACCGAAATACTTTGGAACTCAGGAAAAGTGAACTATTGCAATCGGAAACCACCTTGGCCACCGAAATGGGGAGGCAGCAAATCGCTGAAGAAGACCTACAGCTCATTACAAGGGACTCGCTATTTGGGAGTAATCCACTCTCGGAGGATGAAACCCAGTTGGTACTGCGCAAACCGCAATTAAATGCCGTAAAGGCTACTATCGAAGCTGCGAAAGCTTCGGTAAACCAAGCCCAATTGAATTTGGAAAGAACCACGATTCGCGCACCTTTTGATGCCCATATCCTAAGTCAAAATGTGACCATAGGTTCGCAAGTGGCCCAGGGCGATGCTTTGGGAAGGATCGTAGGGACCGATAGTTACTGGGTTACGGCAACTGTACCCATTTCCAGACTGCAATGGCTTCGGTTTCCGGAATCCACCAATGATAAAGGCTCAATGGTTCATATCGAAAATCCTACCGCTTGGCCAAAGGATGCGCATAGGGAGGGGTATTTGGATAGGCAAATAGGTGCTTTGGATGCACAAACACGACTAGCTAGGGTTCTGGTCAGGGTAGACGACCCGTTGGCAACGTCTGAAGAACTTGAAGGTGCCCCAAAATTAATGATAGGAACCTTTGTGGAAGTGAACATTCAGGCAGATTCCATTCCCAATGTGGTGAGGCTCGACAGGGATTTGGTCCGAAGCAATCAAACAGCTTGGGTGATGAAGGACGGTCTATTGGAAATACGCGAGTTGGATATCATACTAACCGATAATCGCTACGCTTTCGTGAGGTCAGGATTGGAGCAGGGAGACATGGTGGTAACCACCAATCTCAGCACGGTTTCCAATGGAATCGAACTTAGGACGAGGTCGGAAGAAAGCACTACGGGAAGCAATGATTAA